From a single Salinirussus salinus genomic region:
- the pheA gene encoding prephenate dehydratase, with amino-acid sequence MQTLTLGPAGTYSHRAAGAVADDDGIAFTESVTAIVEAVADGDYDRGVVPVENSIEGSVTESLDAFTEYEVAVVREIITPIRHALLAQGEDFETVASHAQALAQCRSYLEEHYPDADLEAVASTARGVERAREDASVAAIGHPANADGDPALRTLAEDIQDRTSNATRFLVVAPESERSEAGSKTSLIVYPSEDRPGLLLEMLEPFADRDINLTRVESRPSGERLGDYVFHIDVAAGLYEQRTQDALAAVEEIAGEGWVRRLGSYDSETVLY; translated from the coding sequence ATGCAGACGCTCACCCTGGGACCGGCGGGGACCTACTCCCACCGCGCGGCCGGGGCCGTCGCCGACGACGACGGGATCGCCTTCACGGAGTCGGTGACGGCCATCGTCGAGGCGGTCGCCGACGGCGACTACGACCGGGGAGTCGTCCCCGTCGAGAACAGCATCGAGGGGTCGGTGACGGAGTCACTGGACGCGTTCACCGAGTACGAGGTGGCGGTCGTCCGGGAGATCATCACGCCCATCCGCCACGCCCTGCTCGCGCAGGGCGAGGACTTCGAGACCGTCGCCAGCCACGCCCAGGCGCTCGCGCAGTGTCGTTCGTATCTGGAGGAACACTACCCGGACGCCGACCTCGAAGCGGTGGCCTCGACGGCCCGCGGGGTCGAGCGCGCCCGCGAGGACGCGAGCGTGGCCGCCATCGGTCACCCCGCCAACGCCGACGGCGACCCGGCCCTCCGGACGCTCGCGGAGGACATCCAGGACCGGACCTCCAATGCCACCCGCTTTCTGGTGGTCGCGCCCGAGAGCGAGCGCAGCGAGGCCGGCTCCAAAACCTCCCTCATCGTCTACCCCAGCGAGGACCGCCCCGGGCTCCTGCTGGAGATGCTCGAACCCTTCGCCGACCGGGACATCAACCTCACCCGCGTCGAGTCCCGCCCCAGCGGCGAGCGGCTGGGCGACTACGTCTTCCACATCGACGTCGCCGCGGGCCTCTACGAGCAGCGCACCCAGGACGCCCTGGCGGCGGTCGAGGAGATCGCCGGCGAGGGATGGGTCCGCCGGCTGGGCTCGTATGACTCCGAGACTGTTCTCTACTGA
- a CDS encoding sensor histidine kinase — translation MTVVLAIFDSSLGYELLFGVAALACFVAATRAWKVEDPELRWSLLALLLASGGWSASHVGMFALPDPFREFSYLFGLILGFGTVWVWLYFASAYTGRTYHREPTFRWLAGAIYLAVVAVKVTNPFHHLYFETAFVTDPFPHLTVQQGVFHWAVTGFSYALAAAGIFMLLDLFVSSDYDTWPLAVLAGLTGLPVTLDIVGYATPLLVDIIYAPLGVGAFAIGVLFLFRDRFLAVKATGGVSDPLVFLDDDGRIRDYNEPAGDLFPALAAGDRLDAVVPGATDAAADDQLLELDVEGERRYFVVSNSVFEVGQNRVGQVVLFSDVTDSEQRRRELARHNRQLEDFAGAMTHELRNSLQVIDWNVQAAAETVDLDFDRRDPLETATGAADRMGDLVDDFTVLARHGQTVEGLAELDLGEAVADARREADTDVSVTVTDDATIEAEPRRLRALFASAFEFADRNGATEVTVEATRDGFALADDGNPPIEPVEKYFAYDEAVPDAKAGMKLPNVRSLANVHGWEVAIDSGYRDGVRVAVSGVRLL, via the coding sequence ATGACTGTCGTTTTGGCGATATTCGACTCCTCGCTGGGCTACGAACTCCTGTTCGGTGTCGCGGCGCTGGCCTGTTTCGTGGCGGCGACCCGGGCCTGGAAGGTCGAGGATCCGGAACTGCGCTGGAGCCTGCTTGCGCTGTTGCTCGCCAGCGGCGGGTGGTCGGCCTCTCACGTCGGGATGTTCGCCCTCCCGGACCCGTTCCGGGAGTTCAGCTACCTCTTCGGGCTTATCCTCGGGTTCGGCACCGTCTGGGTGTGGCTGTACTTCGCCTCGGCGTACACCGGGCGGACCTACCACCGCGAGCCGACTTTCCGGTGGCTCGCCGGCGCCATCTACCTGGCCGTCGTGGCGGTGAAGGTGACCAACCCGTTCCACCACCTCTACTTCGAGACGGCCTTCGTGACCGACCCGTTCCCCCACCTCACGGTCCAGCAGGGGGTGTTCCACTGGGCGGTCACCGGCTTCTCCTACGCGCTGGCCGCGGCGGGCATCTTCATGCTGCTCGACCTGTTCGTCTCCTCGGACTACGACACCTGGCCGCTGGCGGTGCTGGCGGGGCTGACCGGGCTGCCGGTCACGCTCGACATCGTCGGCTACGCGACCCCGCTTCTGGTGGACATCATCTACGCCCCACTCGGCGTCGGGGCCTTCGCCATCGGCGTCCTCTTTCTGTTCCGGGACCGGTTTCTCGCGGTCAAGGCCACCGGCGGCGTCAGCGACCCGCTGGTCTTTCTCGACGACGACGGCCGGATACGGGACTACAACGAGCCCGCCGGCGACCTGTTTCCCGCGCTGGCGGCCGGCGACCGGCTGGACGCGGTCGTCCCCGGCGCGACCGACGCCGCTGCCGACGACCAGCTGCTCGAACTCGACGTCGAGGGCGAACGGCGGTACTTCGTGGTCTCGAACAGCGTCTTCGAGGTCGGGCAGAACCGCGTCGGCCAGGTCGTCCTCTTCTCGGACGTGACCGACTCCGAACAGCGCCGGCGCGAGCTCGCCCGCCACAACCGCCAGCTCGAGGACTTCGCCGGCGCGATGACTCACGAGCTGCGCAACTCCCTGCAGGTCATCGACTGGAACGTCCAGGCCGCCGCCGAGACCGTCGACCTCGACTTCGACCGGCGGGACCCCCTGGAGACGGCCACCGGTGCTGCCGACCGGATGGGTGACCTCGTCGACGACTTCACCGTACTCGCCCGCCACGGCCAGACCGTCGAGGGGCTGGCCGAGCTCGACCTCGGCGAGGCCGTCGCGGACGCCCGCCGCGAGGCCGACACGGACGTCTCCGTCACCGTCACCGACGACGCCACCATCGAGGCCGAACCCCGCCGGCTCCGGGCGCTGTTCGCCAGCGCCTTCGAGTTCGCCGACCGCAACGGTGCGACCGAGGTCACGGTCGAGGCGACCCGCGACGGGTTCGCGCTCGCCGACGACGGTAACCCCCCTATCGAACCGGTCGAGAAGTACTTCGCCTACGACGAGGCCGTTCCCGACGCGAAGGCGGGGATGAAGCTGCCCAACGTCCGCTCGCTGGCGAACGTCCACGGCTGGGAGGTGGCCATCGACTCCGGCTACCGGGACGGGGTGCGGGTGGCCGTCTCCGGCGTCCGGCTGCTGTGA
- a CDS encoding aspartate kinase, whose protein sequence is MRVVVKFGGTSVADGDRINRAADSIAAAVEAGHEVAVVVSAMGSTTDTLIDEMKFDASEEDRAEIVSMGERTSVRMLKGALEARGIDASFLEPGRADWPIITDEYGEVDVEETRGRAEQCAARMRDGVVPVITGFLAQDHDGTITTLGRGGSDTTAVMLGNYMDADEVVIVTDVEGVMTGDPDVVEGARNVGEITVDELRNLSFRGAEVVAPSALAYKTDGLTVRVVHYQHDDLLAGGTSISGEFQNLIDLHERELVCLTAAGRAVRNQPGILATLSSALGEEGINIQTVSSGMDSITFYVDADNAERAEALMHEEVVADETLSSITREEEIAVVRVTGNDVQSQTDAIQQVLAPLAEERIYLYDVVTSATSVAVFVPWEDREETLDCLQGVL, encoded by the coding sequence ATGCGGGTCGTAGTCAAGTTCGGAGGGACCAGCGTCGCCGACGGCGACCGGATCAACCGGGCCGCGGACTCGATCGCCGCCGCGGTCGAGGCCGGCCACGAGGTGGCTGTCGTGGTCAGCGCAATGGGGTCGACGACGGACACGCTGATCGACGAGATGAAATTCGACGCCAGCGAGGAGGACCGCGCCGAGATCGTCAGCATGGGCGAACGGACCTCCGTCCGGATGCTCAAGGGCGCCCTGGAGGCCCGCGGGATCGACGCCTCCTTCCTCGAGCCCGGCCGGGCCGACTGGCCGATCATCACCGACGAGTACGGCGAGGTCGACGTCGAGGAGACCCGCGGGCGCGCCGAGCAGTGCGCAGCGCGGATGCGCGACGGGGTCGTCCCCGTCATCACCGGCTTTCTCGCTCAGGACCACGACGGCACGATCACGACGCTCGGTCGCGGCGGGTCGGACACCACCGCCGTCATGCTCGGCAACTACATGGACGCCGACGAGGTGGTCATCGTCACCGACGTCGAGGGCGTGATGACCGGCGACCCCGACGTCGTCGAGGGCGCGCGCAACGTCGGGGAGATCACCGTCGACGAACTCCGCAACCTCTCCTTCCGGGGGGCGGAGGTCGTCGCCCCCTCCGCGCTCGCCTACAAGACCGACGGGCTCACCGTCCGGGTGGTCCACTACCAGCACGACGACCTGCTCGCGGGCGGCACCTCCATCAGCGGGGAGTTTCAAAATCTCATCGACCTCCACGAGCGCGAGCTGGTCTGTCTGACCGCCGCCGGCCGCGCCGTCCGCAACCAGCCCGGGATCCTCGCGACGCTGTCCTCCGCGCTGGGCGAGGAGGGGATCAACATCCAGACCGTCTCCAGCGGGATGGACTCGATCACCTTCTACGTCGACGCCGACAACGCCGAGCGCGCCGAGGCGCTGATGCACGAGGAGGTCGTCGCCGACGAGACCCTCTCCAGCATCACCCGCGAGGAGGAGATCGCCGTCGTCCGGGTCACCGGCAACGACGTCCAGAGCCAGACCGACGCCATCCAGCAGGTGCTCGCGCCGCTCGCCGAGGAGCGGATCTACCTCTACGACGTCGTCACCAGCGCCACCTCCGTTGCCGTGTTCGTCCCCTGGGAGGACCGCGAGGAGACGCTGGACTGTCTGCAGGGCGTGCTCTAG
- a CDS encoding GIY-YIG nuclease family protein, whose amino-acid sequence MTPRLFSTDRYSHSNPVHYVYVLRCADDTLYTGYTTDVDRRVAEHDAGEGAKYTRGRAPVDLVYTESFGSRSAALSREHEIKALSRAEKERLVGEE is encoded by the coding sequence ATGACTCCGAGACTGTTCTCTACTGACCGCTACAGCCACAGCAATCCCGTGCACTACGTCTACGTCCTGCGGTGTGCCGACGACACCCTCTACACCGGGTACACCACCGACGTCGACCGCCGCGTGGCCGAACACGACGCTGGCGAGGGCGCGAAGTACACCCGCGGGCGGGCGCCGGTCGACCTCGTCTACACCGAATCCTTCGGGAGCCGGTCGGCCGCGCTCTCCCGGGAACACGAGATCAAGGCGCTCTCCCGCGCCGAAAAGGAGCGGCTGGTCGGGGAGGAGTGA
- a CDS encoding WD40/YVTN/BNR-like repeat-containing protein, giving the protein MLYAGSDDGVYRIAGVPGPDETTAERVLEAEDVYRVERYDPLEGLFATAESGLYYSPAGDDWLRLPVPEEQVYAVTVDPAGERVYAGTRPARVFVADWDGPPGADRWTELDGFRALRDRADWGIPRHDDLAQVRSLRTHPGAPDRLVAGVEVGGVHLSDDRGASWVDRSIEGFDAPHTDDIHHIALPDPGTLVASTGSGLYRSEDAGRTWTRLDTGHRQRYFREASVHDGAVYAGAAPASSSSWEEDRDHALLVSRERGGEGLQQVDTPTPEEVPLGWCVVEGDPVTATHRGTLLRRDDGEWERAGSVPTPGAVRGRYMPLCWVES; this is encoded by the coding sequence ATGCTCTACGCGGGAAGCGACGACGGCGTCTACCGCATCGCCGGCGTCCCCGGCCCCGACGAGACGACCGCCGAGCGGGTGCTCGAGGCGGAGGACGTCTACCGCGTCGAGCGGTACGACCCCCTCGAGGGACTGTTCGCCACTGCGGAGTCCGGGCTGTACTACTCCCCTGCAGGGGACGACTGGCTCCGGCTCCCGGTCCCGGAGGAGCAGGTCTACGCGGTCACCGTCGACCCCGCGGGCGAGCGGGTCTACGCCGGCACCCGACCGGCCCGGGTGTTCGTCGCCGACTGGGACGGGCCACCGGGAGCCGACCGCTGGACCGAACTCGACGGGTTCCGGGCGCTGCGCGACCGGGCCGACTGGGGGATCCCCCGTCACGACGACCTCGCGCAGGTCCGCAGCCTCCGGACCCACCCCGGGGCCCCCGACCGGCTCGTCGCCGGCGTCGAGGTCGGCGGCGTCCACCTCAGCGACGACCGCGGCGCGAGCTGGGTCGACAGGAGCATCGAGGGGTTCGACGCCCCGCACACCGACGACATCCACCACATCGCGCTCCCGGACCCGGGGACGCTGGTCGCCTCGACCGGGAGCGGGCTCTACCGAAGTGAGGACGCCGGCCGGACGTGGACCCGGCTCGACACCGGCCACCGCCAGCGGTACTTCCGGGAAGCGAGCGTCCACGACGGGGCCGTCTACGCCGGGGCCGCGCCCGCCTCCTCGTCCTCCTGGGAGGAGGACCGCGACCACGCGCTGCTGGTCTCCCGCGAGCGCGGTGGCGAAGGACTCCAGCAGGTCGACACCCCGACCCCCGAGGAGGTCCCGCTGGGGTGGTGTGTGGTCGAGGGCGACCCGGTAACTGCGACCCACCGAGGGACGCTGCTCCGCCGGGACGACGGGGAGTGGGAGCGGGCCGGGTCGGTCCCGACGCCGGGGGCGGTCCGCGGGCGGTACATGCCGCTGTGCTGGGTCGAGTCCTGA